The Hordeum vulgare subsp. vulgare chromosome 4H, MorexV3_pseudomolecules_assembly, whole genome shotgun sequence genomic interval TCCAAGTGTCGTCCCAGATAAGTGTGTCATGAAGGGGTATGTAGCAAGAAGTGGTATGGATAGAACCTACATGGACATGTGGTATTGTTAAGAAAAAGGATAGGTATAAGAGATgtgagttttgtagaaaataactgAGTTACTCACAGCTGCAATACGAGATGAAATGATAGACCCAAGATATTTGTGGACATATCTATACACAAGTATTTGATACAAAAGAAGACCAGCACCTGATATCAAATGTGAAATTAAAAGTCAAGATTTTTTATCATTGTAATACATCACAAATAGTTATTACTACAATTTAACAATTATAACTGTGAGAAATAATGGTCTAGAATGGGCAACGTGTAGTAGTAGAACTAGTTTTGTTCAAAGGGAAGACTACATTTTGGACCCTTAACTTTGCCCAAGTGCATTTTGGAAACTTTCAAACAGCCCACAATGAACCACCGGTACTTAGAAAATAGTTCACTTATGAAACCTTGTCCGGTTTCTGCATGGTTCCATTTTCCTAAACGGTTCCTATGCATATGGCCAGTACATGCCATAATATATATATGCTCTATCACACCCTAGTTCAAAAATAGGAAAATTAAATTAAAAGGAAAAGGTGCCTTGGGCCAAAAAAAAATATACCAACAATTTATTTCCTCTCTCCTGTCATTAGTATAATCCGCTTCATGTGGATACCAAATAAGTGAAAACCACATTGAAGTCAGTGTGGGTCGAAAAGTGAATTGTTCTGTGAACTTATGGTTCCCTTTGGACTGTTTTAAAGttttaggatcaaaagtaatgtagTTTTTTTAATTTTCCGTTGAGTATAATTTCTGGTTTGAAGGTGATACATGGCAGAACATTCCATAATTATGAACATCCCAGATCCAATTGTAATATTGTGGTGCACATTTAATAGCAAAAGTAGCTGAACTCAACTCCATAAATTCAAAAGTTAATATGTAAAAGATGTTCAATAATATTATAAGATTATATACACTAGTAGGTTTGTAACTTATACCTGAAGCTGCAAGAACTTGGCCGACATCTTTAGATGAAAAGCTTAGTCCGCCATACTTTTTGTCACTTACAGCCCACAAGGAAAATATCTGATACAAAAACATACATGTTACTTATTTGTTCGTTATTTTTTATGTTGTAAGGAGATTGTGGATACTAGTTACCTCACTATATGCTGTATCATGAAGGGTGAAAACACAATATGCAATTATAGAAGACATCAATGGCCAGTTCTTATATAGACTCTTCTTCTCTGGATGTCGAACTTCTCTATGGGGATCAGTAACTCTTGAATCACCAGACATTTCTACTTCCCTTTCTAAGTTTTTATGCATATGAAGTGTCTCCTGGTAGAAAACATTGGGAATAGGATATATTTTCAGTCACATATTAATGTTATACCATCAGTAAGTAAATGGATCTAGATAACCAAGCAGTAATTTATTACAGATCAGTTGAAAATGGGTTAGAAGATTTCAACAATTTGGTCCTCAAAAAAGGAGAGTTCAACAATTGATACATTTGTTTGCCCTTTGGCTTgccttcattttattttattcccttctctaaaaaataaaacgaaatgcatgcctaatgTAAAAACCAATATATATTTATTATGGATAACTGTTTTTGCGTCCCGCTTGCTGCTAGACCCCAATTAAGCCATCTAACACTTCAGCAATTCTCAGTTTCTCAGTTTGATCCGAAGTACAAATGTTGCCTTTTCAGGTTTGAGAAATACATGTGACCTATCTGGTGTTGGCTCAGATCTAGATCGTAATGGAAGCTGTTATATATGTTTAGCTTTAAATGTGTGAAACCTTATAATTAAGTGCTTAAAGGACATTATAAGAGTTGGAAACTATAAATAGATGTATCCAAGTTGACCAATAAGAGGAATTCATTTAGATTTTACTTACAAAATTATTATTGAAACAAGGAAATTATAGGGTGTAGTATTAGTGCAGAAATGACATACCGGTAGCCATATGCAGCTTATTAGAACAGCAAATGCGATTAGTGAAATAAAAAGACACGGCAACAAATAGGGAAACCTGAAAAATACATATAGTGTTAGTTATATGAAGTTGACTCGTGATAACTAAATAAAGCTTATTTACACAACATGTATACCTCCCAAAAAGTGACTTCTCGGAAAATAGGCCCGGATATTGCTTTGCAGGCTGACAGGCAAATAAGAATATAAAATGTGTTATAATAGTATATAATATATTCATTAGTTTTTAGTAGTGGGCAATTATGAACACATAGGTACCTGCGCTAAGTATCCTCCAATGGCTGGACCGACAACAAGACCTATGCCCCAACCTGTGCTTACCTGTAGCCAATGAATAAAGTCAACTAGAGCAGCGATGTACGAACTAACCTACTGGTAGATATCTAGACCTGTCAAAAATActatgtagtactccctccgttccataatataagtctttttaaagatttcattagaggactacatacggatgtatatagacatactttagagtgtagattcactcattttgctccgtatgtagcccattagtgaaatcgcttatatttaggaacggagggagtatatggtaAGGATGAAGCATATAAAAGATAGGGTTATTGTTCATTTACAACTGATAATCCTAGAGCATGATGTTCAGGTCGACAGACTTCAACTGAATAAGCCTGCAAAAATCAACAATTAGTCATCATTCATGCACACACATATATTCCCTATGCATGATATTGGTTTTTCTACGACATAACTAACGCTAGATAGGGAAAACTTGGATACCTTTATTGGGGCAAGCATGCCATTTAGAGAACCAAGCAGCATTCTAGTGGCAATAGCCATCCAATACTTTACACTCAGTCCAAACAGAGTGTTAAAGATGACCCTGAAGGAGGATTACCGAGCTTATAAAGCAGCCACATAAATGCTAGTGAGTATATTTATTACAACAGAAAATTTTGCTCACACTGAGAGCATGGAGAATGCAATGATAGGTTTTCTCCCAATACGATCTGCCACCACACCCCAAAACAGCGAGGCAAAACATCTGCCGATCATGTATGATGCACCTATACGACATGGACATCAGCACACCATATCTCTCTTTTCCAGAAGAAGGTTAGAACCCCGAGTCTCTGCATCATTGCGATGCACATAGACATCAACATACCTTAGCTTAATCTAGCTGAGTACTCCCaccgtctcaaaattcttgtcttaggtttttctaaaaatgaatatatccaaatactaaaacatgactagatacatgcatttatatctagacaaatctaagacaagaattttggaacggagtataTTTGTTTATATTTGAATGAAGGACTGTAGTAATATGTTGGAATTTTTTACATGCCATTGATTCAATGAGTTTTAACTTTCTTACCAAGAAGACCGGCATACACACCAATGTCTTGTTCGTTCTTTGCCACATGCATGTCTTGTATCTATTATCAGGAAACGTCAAACTTAGTTTGCATATACATAAACAAAAAGGAGTGATCATTGGTTTTCGCCCAAACTTTTTTCACTCGGACCTAAAGAAACCCTTAAAACTATCGATCTTTTAGATGGGACACTTTTTGATACTGCTCTTTAGCATAGTGTTCGTTCATATCTGCATGTGCAGGAGCCCTACGTGGTGACCTCTGTTGCATCTTCCCATGTTCCCCCATGGTTGCCATGGTTGGGTATGTGAGGTTTTCTTTTTGGTTTTGGCCGTCGGACCGCTTGGGCGCGGATtgttttaaaccttgttttgtcgGTTTCCTTTCATTTCTGAAATGAAATCAGGGGCATGCCCCTTAATTGTTTTTAAACTTAAAACTATCAATCCTTTACGGTTACTTGTGCatatagtttaatgttatggcgtTTCCATGGAACTTTTATGTTCAAAATGCTATAAGAATAGGCCATGCATCCAATATATACTCGAAATTAATTCTAATGAGTAGGTTCTATGTTTCAGAGTGAGAGCTATGAGAGTGAAGTGGTAATTCTCATGGCGACTAATAATGGTATTACACATATGGTGGCAAGAGGGAGAAAAGTTCATGCTAAGATATATCTGTATATATAGTCAATCTGTATTTGAGCtacaaaaacgtcttatattctgatacagagggagtatataagaTAAAGTGTGAGTTCCACTTTTTACCCTCTAGTTATGCATTTTTTACACCAATTACCCCATGTAATGAAAAATCATCTATATTACCCATTTTTAAAAGCCTAGACCCTGTTTTTCTTATGCATGTTGTTTGGAAAGGTGTGAGGTGATGATTGAGACTCAAAAACATCAGAACAATGACTAGGAATGGGCCAGATGTTAAAGAAAAGGATGGGCACTATGGTCGATAATGAGCACCCTTTAATATTTGCATATTTTGACGCACCACATAGACCTAACATGCCGCTCTGTTGTAGCGAAACATATAGAATGCCAAAATAGGATAAAACCTTGTTAAAATTAATATATAGTGTGTTTCTGATTTTACTTCACTAAATGGGGTAATAAGTGTCATAAATGCACAACTATGGAGTAAAAAGTGGAATTCACTCTAGGATATATCAGTTTCCATTTCAGTAATCTTTCTGCTAAAGTCTGTCTAACAAATATATTACAAAGACTCAAATTCAACAAACTGGGGCCGCAATTTAGTTAGCCAGGTTATGTGAAGAAGATATGGCGGTACGAATTAATAAACTGATCAAAGTGGGATGTTTAGCATACCATGAAGTACAGGAAGGGGAACAGTGATGATATCGGCAGAGCTGCAAATTTAAAATAAGATATTGTCAATTGCCAGAAACATGGCCTATATATATCACCAAATTCTATCCCTGCTATCCTATCATACACTGCTTAATGATTTTAGAAGCAAAAAAAAACTAGAGAATGTGAAACAGTTATGATCTTTTCTAACACATATGGAATTTAAAAATGTATGTATCCATGTCTCTGCATCCTGAGATATAAACAACAAACATATATTAATaccccacaaaaataaaaatattaataGTATtcgctccgttcctaaatataagtcatttaaGAGATTCGACTATTGAACTACATACGGacgtatatagatatattttaaagtgtggatttactcattttgtttcgtatgtaatttttgttgaaatgtctaaaaaaacttatatttagaaacggagcaaGGACTTGGGTAGAGCGACGACTATCCAATCCAGATCTAGAGTAGTGACGCACCGGAGGCAAAAGTGGTGACCCCGACGTAGAAGAACTCCTTGTAGGGCGTGCCCGTGCTGTTCTCCTTCTTGCGCTCCATGGCGCAGCCGGGGCACCCCTCGTAGTACACAGTCTCCGGCGGCGAGGGCGGCGCCGtcgcgtcgtcgttgtcgttcccGTGCCGGTTCCTGGTAGTGTCACCCATTGCTAGCTGGTGCTGTAATTAATAAAATAACTAACTGCCTTGACAGTAGCTTCAGGGTACATGGCACTACGTTGTGATGTTATATAGGTAGCTATAAGCCGTGCAACGAGAGTGCAATGCGTCTCTGTCGCCGTGGGCAGCAAAAAGTTTGCCGCTTTTCGGTGAGATGAGATTTGTTCTCAGCGCGCTGGCCGTCGGTCCCAGGCTGACACGACGGAAACGATGGATTGATCGAGCAGTCAGGTATCTATAGCACGACGAAATAGACTCTTTTTTTGGAAAACTTtagatttatatatatttttaatcatGGCAGTACAACAAACACATAAATAATAAATATTACATCAAGAGTAGTGGACCACCTAACTACGATTCCAAGCATCGAAACAAGTCAAAGAAGCGCAGTCATCGTAATCGCCCCTCCCTCGACAAAACTTGTTGCAGTGAACAGCCGGAAAGTCATCGTGCTACGGTCACATAGAAACAACGCGTCAAACAGCAACAACCGCCGATGAAAAAAGAACATAGATCGACATATATATCCAACCCGAAGACAAACAAATTTAGACGAACGGAGTAGATACCGAAGACAACCATCAACCGAATCCTGTGAGATTCGTCAAAGATATACCTCCACATGCATGTCGACGATGCCAGACACACCACTTAGATAGGGGCTACACAGAGAGAACCCTATTCCATCTTTAGGGAATCTCCGCCATCTCGCCTTCCTAAGCATCGTGAATAGAACATAAATTCAAATAAAACTAAAAGATCATCTAAAAACAAAGCCCTCCAGCGGCCCTTGTCCGTGATCCTCCGCGCTCCAATGACCCTAAGTCCGCATGAGACGAGGCTGACCGGCCACGAGAGACGAAGGGGTGAGTCAGTCCATATTAACAAAAATAGACACGGTATTATAGTAGCATGCAATAGTGCAAGACAGAGACGCAGAGCAGAGAAAGAGTAAATTTACAGTTGAGCTAGCGATATATATTCACTACTTGTGTTATCACATACAGTATGTATTTTCATTTCGACAGGAATTACTGATGTCACTCTGTTTTTTAAACTAGAATCATCTGCTTTCAATCATGTTGACACCTAAGGAATCTTTGAAAGTAACTCCCTACACCATGTAGGACCGACGAAAAACGTGACACCCATGGTACAAATGACTAATCAATCAATCAGGTGCCATGCACGTAGGAGGCCAGCGCCATGGTTTATTTTCTTTCGTCTAACCTTTGTATCCCAGctccattttatttttttgcgGGATATCCCAACTCCATTTCTACATCAATGAAAATCAGCGCTCTAGGTTAAAAAAAAACAGCGCTCGCTGCTTTTCACTAAAGaaaaaactctgatattatcacgTCAATAAGCAACCAAAGATTGCTAGCCAACCTTTTCTTTGTGCGCAAAGTACTGATTTCTTTTTTCATGGAAAAGTATGCTAGTTTAGGCTGTTGTGCTAGCTAACGCGGTGGACCAACACATGCATTTTTTCTTTGACGGGAGTGGACAAACACATGCATACATGCATACATGTGCGTACCCGTAGTGATTAGTTATATGGGTACACCcctcaaaaataaaaataaaatgggtTCATGTACGTACGTGGAGGTGGTATAAGGACTCATTTAGTTGCCGATTTTGTTGACTGATCACATGGAGCAGATTTAAGCTAGCTTGGCTGGGCAGGGCTCGTGTGTGACTACGTACGTCAGCGCTGATGCATAGGGTCGGGAACACAGGTCAAATCAAATCAACTTCATGTTTATTTCTCCGGAGGCAGCGTGAACATTGCCACCCCCAACCATCTATCTCGATCAATACATATATACAACATCCATTGGTACGTACGTATGCTCTTCCCGTCGATATCAAACTGTGAAAGACAAGTGTATATGTGTATGGCTGGCCGGCCggccagcatgcatgcatgctaattAATTTGTTTAGAGTTTAATCGAGCTAAACAATGCTACTGATTCCTGCCTGGTGCACATATATGCAGCATGCAGTTTCAAGGCAAAAGGGAAGAAAAAGATGGCATGCCTGATGCTTTGTTTTATTCACCATCAGGTGGCTAGCTAGCGACCGGAGCAGGCGGTACCCACCCCATGGGCATACTACAGGTGGGCTTCATTTTTATGTTTGCTATCAagtgtttttatttttgctacaACTTTCGCTCAGAGCCCCGATAGAGCTAGTATATACTCCCTTTATCCCGAAATACTTGTCATATGAATAAATGTATctacatgtattttagttttacaTACATTCATTTTCATTTATTTGTAAACAAATAATTTCGGAAGGAGGGAGTATATTGCTTAATCCAACTATGCCAATATGAATCCAACTATGTCAATATGAATGGACGTGCGTCAAATAAAAAACAAGCACCCATGATAAGCCActctttttaaaataaaaaaatgggtGTTCCGACGGCATGTCTTAAGCTCTTGCTTAGTTCGGGCCGCCCACTGCATGCATGTTTTGTGAGTGACTGCGTGGTCCACCAACTTCCACTTGCTCATGTTTATTATTTTGACAAATTTTAAATCTACTATATTTTTGAACTAAAAGTTCAGTTTATGTTTCATTTGCATTTTTATCTTCCTTGTGATGAATACTTTCAAACAAGCCCACTCTTAAATACATTTGACAAGTTCAATTTTTTACAATATTAAAACTTGATCGTCGTAATATTAAGTTTTGCCAAGTTTTACCAAGATTCCAATGTTTAAACTTAATCATAAATCCCTAAACTCTAAACCGTAAACCCTAAAATATTATAAACTTAATCCTAAAACCCTAAACCATAAACAAAAACTTAATATTataaattttcctacgctcaccaagatcaatctatggagatcaatatctatgagagggggagtgcatctacatactctTGTAGAATGCTAAGTGAAagtgttaagaaatgtggttgatatagtcgaacatcttcgtgatccaatcacgatccgtccagcaatccaatcacgaacgtcccgatcaagtgtcgaacggacgtcgacctccgcgttcagcatacgtaaAGCTCGATGACGCTTTcaccaccttgatccagcaagtgtggatgaagtgttttcTGAGTTCTCGGGCCGCACGACGgcttggtggcggtggtggtggtgctattccggcAGAGCTACGTCGAGCACTACCGAATCTGCAAACGGAGGAGAAGACAGGAAGAAAGAGGGCGCAAAGGGCTTGGTGTGTcctcttgcccccccccccctctatatataggtgtagGGGCATGGGGACAGCTCCTCCAAGACCTAGGCCGCATCCAAGGTGGAAGGAGGTGGAATCcgagtcctcctccttcccttccatacaaaggtggactttccacctttcccagttGCATGTGTCTTCAGGGAGTTGTGCGCCTGGCCTAATAAGACCAGGGGGCTCCCCTTAgtgcatgcaaacccttgggacgtggtggaacccttggtggacttccctcagttttcggaaccttctagaagcttcctggtacaataccggaaaaacctaaaacttttccggtaaacaaaatatgacttcccatatataaatatttacctccggaccattttggaactcctaatgaagtccgggatctcatccgggactttgaaAAACCTTTGATCACCAatacaataactcaactatatatatatatatatattgtcacAGAACATTAGgtatgcagaccctgctggttcgagaactatgcacacatgaccgagacacatatacggtcaataaccaatagcgggaccttgatgcccatattggttcctacatgaaATGGCTTAACTTATTTCTACCGGGGTCTCCTTTGCAATGGAAAAAAGCGCGGGAGAGCAACTTCTCATAAAAATCTCACTTAGAAGCGAAGGGGCATACCCTATGAACATTGAAAAAACTAAGGTATGACAATTTGGCAGCAAAATGATAAGGTAAAAACAAATATAGGTCAGGGGTATTATAGACTTTTCATAGGAGCTTATTTGGACCTTATTTTCACATGAGCTAATTTCCACACTAAACTCAAAAGAACTAGCAATTCAAGTGGCTAAATTTTAACCACATATATTCTTCCATGCTTTCTCTATCATAGGTGACTACTAGAAATTTTTGAGCATATCCTTTTGACTGGGTGACAAAAACATTCTTCTCACAAAAGTAAGTTTGCTTCAAAAAATTAAGTATACATGAGCTTGATGGTTTGTATTCAAGTATTGTCAAAAGATAGGTGGAATCGTGATAGAAAGAATACCATGGTGAAACCTGAAGCATGCACATATATAATTTTTTCCCTAACATAATAAGAAATATCAAGATGTTCTTATACAATTTAAACCGAGTACCAAGGTCTTGAAATATTACAAATTCATAGATGCTTATAGTGTACATGTTATAATACACTATAATATTACTATGTACTTCTGACCAAATTTATAGTGATGGTGGAATGCTGCAGATATAGAAGAGTTCTATTTTCACCGACGAGTTAAATTTTGGTATGTCCAAATCTTTAATGTATCGATTCATAATATTAAATGACAGATGCGGTTTGAGTTTTTTATCTATACATTGTAGGTTTCTTAAAGGTGAACAAATTTATTGGGGTTTGGAAGATCTATGGCTGCTGAAGATTTGGAAGACAAACAATTAAGTTGAAGTGAAAATGCAATATGCCTTGTTTGCTGAACCTGGAGATACTGTCAACTTTTACTCTCTCATTTTGGTGGTTGTTTTGCCACATAAGTCATTGTATGCTCATTTTGGTTTTGTGGCACATCTAGAAACATAtgtacttctcctttttttggCACAACGTccttttgtgttgttgttcatgcaTGTATTTGTATTTATCAAATGAAGTTTAAGATTTTGGGTTATGCATATACGCAATGTTGATTGACATGTATGTCGTATAAGTTGTATGATCTTCCCTAATGGCTCGAACACACACTGAATAGATATTTAATTAGGTATGTGTGGCTCAAAAGGTTTCCTAGTGAAACACAATGTTATGACATATTAACTCTCGGATGAACATGTTTGTGTCGACAGCTTCACCATCGATAACTATAGTTCCTATGCCAAAACCAACATGTTGATAGAAAAAGATATGTCCACACATACATGTGTCGGGGAAGTTAAGCTGTCGGGAGAAGTTTATCTACCAGGGAAGTTATCCCTCGCAACCGTTCTTGTGGtagttgatacgttcattttgcatcatgttttcatattgatatttatcgcttctttggctattatttcacttcacggtactattcttatgccttttctttcttattttgcaaggtttacatgaagagggagaataccggcaaatggaattctggcctaaaagtggagcaaagttgagatacctattctgcgcaactccaaacgccgtgaaaatcaacggagatttttttcccaatttataaaaaatactgggatgaagaagtgccagaggggcaccagggggtgcccacaagcctgcacggcgcggcccaaacccccccccccccaggccgcgccatgggggcttgtgggcagcccacaggcccactggcccccctctttttctatatagagggtttcgtccaggaaaaaaaatcagagaggagctttttcgtggtttcgtcgccgccacgagacggaacttgagcagaaccaatctagagctccgacgggacgatcctgccggggaaacttccctcccggaggcggaaatcgtcgccatcgtcatcaccaacactcctctcatcggagaggactcgtcaccatcaacatcttcatcagcaccatctcatctccaaaccctagttcatcacttgtaaccaatctccgtctcgcgactccgattggtacttgtaaggttgctagtagtgttgattactctttgtagttgatgctagttggattgtttggtggaagagattatgttcatatccttgatgctactcattacccctctgatcatgattatgattatgctttgtgagtagttacttttgttcctgaggacatgggataagtcatgctaataatagtcatgtgaatttggtatccgttcggtattttgatatgttgtatgttgtttttcctctagtggtgttatgtgaacgtcgactacataacacttcaccattatttgggcctagaggaaggcattgggaagtagtaagtagatgatgggttgctagagtgacagaagcttaaaccctagtttatgtgttacttcgtaaggggctgatttggatccactagtttaatgctatggttagactttgtcttaattcttctttcgtagttgtggatgcttgcgagaggggttaatcataagtgggatgcttgtccaagtaagggcagtacccaagcgccggtccacccacatatcaaactatcaaagtaacgaacgcgaatcatatgaacatgatgaaactagcatgacagaaattcccgtgtgtcctcgggagcgtttttcctcctataagaatttgtccaggcttgtcccttgctacaaaagggattgggccactttgctgcaccgttgctacttttgttacttgttgcttgctacgaatcatctcaccacacaatcacttgtt includes:
- the LOC123449762 gene encoding protein ZINC INDUCED FACILITATOR-LIKE 1-like isoform X1, giving the protein MGDTTRNRHGNDNDDATAPPSPPETVYYEGCPGCAMERKKENSTGTPYKEFFYVGVTTFASALPISSLFPFLYFMIQDMHVAKNEQDIGVYAGLLGASYMIGRCFASLFWGVVADRIGRKPIIAFSMLSVVIFNTLFGLSVKYWMAIATRMLLGSLNGMLAPIKAYSVEVCRPEHHALGLSVVSTGWGIGLVVGPAIGGYLAQPAKQYPGLFSEKSLFGRFPYLLPCLFISLIAFAVLISCIWLPETLHMHKNLEREVEMSGDSRVTDPHREVRHPEKKSLYKNWPLMSSIIAYCVFTLHDTAYSEIFSLWAVSDKKYGGLSFSSKDVGQVLAASGAGLLLYQILVYRYVHKYLGSIISSRIAAVLSIPLLATYPFMTHLSGTTLGLAIYSAAVMKGTFATTILTGTCILQNSAVSQNQRGAANGISTTAMSLFKAIAPAGAGVLFSWAQKRQHAAFFPGDQMIFLILNIVEVIGLVLTFKPFLAVPKHYDFK
- the LOC123449762 gene encoding protein ZINC INDUCED FACILITATOR-LIKE 1-like isoform X2, producing MGDTTRNRHGNDNDDATAPPSPPETVYYEGCPGCAMERKKENSTGTPYKEFFYVGVTTFASALPISSLFPFLYFMIQDMHVAKNEQDIGVYAGLLGASYMIGRCFASLFWGVVADRIGRKPIIAFSMLSVVIFNTLFGLSVKYWMAIATRMLLGSLNGMLAPIKAYSVEVCRPEHHALGLSVVSTGWGIGLVVGPAIGGYLAQPAKQYPGLFSEKSLFGRFPYLLPCLFISLIAFAVLISCIWLPETLHMHKNLEREVEMSGDSRVTDPHREVRHPEKKSLYKNWPLMSSIIAYCVFTLHDTAYSEIFSLWAVSDKKYGGLSFSSKDVGQVLAASGAGLLLYQILVYRYVHKYLGSIISSRIAAVLSIPLLATYPFMTHLSGTTLGLAIYSAAVMKGTFATTILTGTCILQNSAVVLMGPKAPTCCFLSRGSNDISDFEYSRSNWACANLQAIPSSSKTL